The following are encoded in a window of Ricinus communis isolate WT05 ecotype wild-type chromosome 4, ASM1957865v1, whole genome shotgun sequence genomic DNA:
- the LOC8286548 gene encoding uncharacterized protein LOC8286548, with protein sequence MAFLLPNLSPSLLMSSKSSSSKDREKSIITSQTQNQTLSSSSSHNFSYQSTTDTKTKPTTTNTSLFPSQVPQDTHQKDEFFINLGLAVRTLREDLPLLFTKDLNYDIYRDDITFQDPLNTFTGIDKYKLIFWALRFHGKILFREISLEVYRVWQPSENVILIRWDLKGVPRVPWEAKGQFQGTSRYKLDRNGKIYEHKVDNLAFNFPRPLKPAASVLDLVAACPASPNPTFLWAPSEVYSSSWVEFYRAVRETLDQEGHQLLVQDGLVTCS encoded by the exons atGGCTTTTCTTCTACCAAACCTCTCTCCTTCACTTCTCATGAGCTCCAAATCATCATCCTCAAAAGACAGAGAGAAATCAATAATTACTTCCCAAACCCAAAACCAAAcactctcttcttcttcttctcataATTTCAGTTATCAATCAACAACTGATACTAAAACAAAACCCACCACTACCAACACCTCCCTCTTTCCTTCTCAGGTTCCGCAAGATACACACCAAAAAGATGAGTTCTTTATCAACCTTGGCCTTGCTGTACGGACCCTCCGTGAGGATTTGCCTTTGTTGTTTACCAAAGACCTCAATTATGATATTTACAG GGATGATATCACTTTTCAAGACCCGTTGAACACTTTTACTGGCATTGACAAGTACAAGTTGATTTTTTGGGCTTTGAGGTTTCATGGGAAGATATTGTTTAGAGAGATTTCACTTGAGGTTTATAGGGTTTGGCAGCCTTCAGAGAATGTAATCTTGATTAGGTGGGATCTAAAGGGTGTCCCAAGAGTCCCATGGGAAGCCAAGGGACAATTTCAGGGCACTTCAAGGTATAAATTGGATAGAAATGGTAAAATTTATGAACATAAAGTCGATAATTTGGCCTTTAATTTCCCTCGGCCACTCAAACCAGCAGCTTCAGTATTGGATTTAGTGGCTGCTTGCCCAGCGAGCCCTAATCCTACATTTTTGTGGGCCCCTTCGGAGGTCTATTCATCGTCATGGGTGGAGTTTTATCGTGCAGTTAGAGAGACTTTGGATCAAGAAGGCCACCAATTACTGGTGCAAGATGGTTTGGTTACTTGCTCCTAG